AGTTCCGGCTTCAACTTTCGCTGGAGGCGCAGGGCGGTGTACATCCCGACGTAGCCGCCGCCGACGATGAGAATGCGCACAGGTTCCTTCACCATCCCATGACGCACCCCGCTCTTGAGTTTGTCCACAGGCTCGACAATTTGTGTGACCGACGGCCGGGGGCCCGAAGGGTTGCCCTGTTTGCCGGAGTGCGGGAAGAGTGCGCAGGTCAGAGCGGGTGATCGGGGGGTTCGGAGGGGGCGTAATCGGGAGGTAACCGACCCGTACTCCGATCGGGGGGCGCTCCGTGCGGAACCTGCCCCTTCTGAATTGACCCCCACTCAACTATGTTCGTGTGTCGACGGGGTGTAGGGGGATGCGCTCGACGAGTCCGCACGACGGGTTCGTGAATCAAGCTTGTTCCGCTCGCTCCGGCTTCCAATGGCGGGGAGAGTCTCCGGGGGGAGACGTCATTACCGGGGGAACGCTTATGCACATTCAGGATGCTCATTGGTCTTCCGCGTCTGCCATCGCGTCCGGTGGCACGGTCGGCGCGGCAACGGGCGGCAACGGCCGCGGTCCGGTGGACGGATCGCGGACGACGCCGCTACGGGTGGACGCACAGCGCAATCTGGAGCACGTACTGCGCGCGGCGCGCGAGGTCTTCGGCGAGCTGGGGTACGGCGCGCCGATGGAGGACGTGGCGCGGCGCGCCCGGGTCGGCGTCGGCACGGTGTACCGGCGCTTCCCGAGCAAGGACGTCCTGGTCCGTCGGATAGCCGAGGAGGAGACCTCCCGGCTGACCGACCAGGCGCGCGCGGCGCTCGGTCAGGAGGACGAGCCGTGGTCGGCGCTCTCGCGCTTCCTGCGTACGTCGGTGGCCTCGGGTGCCGGGCGGCTCCTGCCGCCGCAGGTGCTGCGGGTCGGCGTCGCGGAGGAAGGGCCCTCGGCGGACGAGGCGCGGGTGCCGCAGCAGCGGTCCCAGCTCGCCCCCGAGCTCCGGCTCGTCGAGCAGCGGTCGGCGCCCGAGGAGGAGGCCATGGCCTCGGTGGCCGACGACGCCGGTGCGGCCGCGCTGCTCGACGTGGTGGGCCGGCTGGTGGATCGGGCGCGCGCGGCGGGCGAGCTGCGGACGGACGTGACCGTGGCGGACGTACTGCTGGTCATAGCCACGGCGGCGCCTTCGCTGCCGGATGCCGCCCAGCAGGCCGCGGCCTCGGCCCGGCTGCTGGACATCCTGCTGGAGGGGCTGCGCTCGCGGCCGGCGTGACGACGGCCGGGGTGACGGAGTCCGAGGTGACGGAGTTCGGGGTCCGGGCATTCCGGCCGTGGCGCAACTGCCTTGTGGGGAGCGTTCATTGACTATTCCCCAAACGGGTGACCACTAGTGCTGTCGTGTGGCAAGTCCCCACGGACGAGTGGTTGGTCCGTGCGGTGGGGTCCCGTCCCTGAAGCGTGTGGCACTCTGTCCCGGTATTCGGGTCCGAGTGTGCAGGCGGGGGCTTTCCGCGATGAGCGTTGACGGGCGGGACGAGTCACTCGGTGACGGTGGCGCGGAGGCCGGCGGGTCGCCCTCGCGGCAGGTACCGAGCCAGGGCGGTCCGTCGGGCATCACCCCGGAAACCTCGGGTCCACCGGGTGCTCCAGGCACTTCGGGCGCTCCAGGCACTTCGAGTTCCCCGAGGGACGCCAGTGTCCCGGCGCAGCGCGACCGGTTCGACCGGCGTGACGGCGTCCTGCCGCCCCCGATCGAGCCGCCGCCCTCCGACGCCGATCTGATCGGGCGGATGCGGGCGGGCGACGACACGGCGTACGAGGAGTTGTACCGCCGTCACGCCGAAGCCGTCCGTCGCTACGCCCGCACCTGCTGCCGGGACGCGCACACCGCGGACGACCTCACCGCCGAGGTGTTCGCCCGCACGCTCCAGGCGGTCCGCCGCGGCCACGGCCCCCAGCACGCCGTACGCGCGTATCTGCTCACCACGGTCCGCCGCGTCGCAGCGAGCTGGACGAAGTCCTCGAAACGGGAACAACTGGTGGACGACTTCGCGGTGTTCGCCGCGCAGTCCTCCCGCACCTCCGAGGTGTCCGACGAGGAAACGTTGGACCTGGGCGCCGACGTACGGGCGATGCACGAGGCCGAGCAGTCGATGGCCATGCAGGCGTTCCGGTCGCTGCCGGAGCGCTGGCAGGCCGTGCTGTGGCACACGGAGGTCGAGGACGAGTCCCCGAGTGAGGTCGCCACGCTCTTCGGGCTCGACGCCAACGGCACCCGCGTCCTGGCCAGCCGCGCCCGCGAGGGCCTCAAGCAGGCCTACCTCCAGGCACACGTCAGCGCCACGCTCACCATGGACGAGGAGTGCGCGCGCTACGCCGACCGGCTCGGCGCCTACGCCCGCGGCGGCCTGCGCACCCGGGCCGAGCGCGGACTGCGCAAGCACCTGGAGGAGTGCGCCAAGTGTCGGCTGGCCGCGGGCCAGATCAAGGAAGTCGCCGGCGGGATCCCCGCGGTCGTGCCGGTCGCGGTCATCGGTTGGTTCGGTGCCGCCGGGTACGCGAAGGCCGTCGCGCTCATCGCCGGTGGCGCCGGAGCAGGCGCGGCCGGGGCGGCGGGCGCAGCGGCGGCGACGAGCGGCGGCTCGGGCGGGGCGGCGGGCGCGGCCGGGGCGGCGAGCGGCGGGGCGGGCGCCGGGGGCGGCGCGGCGGCCTCGGAGGGGCTCGGCGCGCCGGTGAAGGTCGGTATCGCGGCGGGAGTCGTCGCGGTCGCAGCGGCGGCCGTGGCACTCGCCTTCGTCGGCAACGGCAGCCCGGCCAAGAAGCCCGAGGCCGAGCCGACGGCCACCTCACCGGTGGTCGAAGCGCCACGGCCGACGCCGACTCCGACTCCGTCGAGGAAGCCCGCGCCAGGGGCCCCGGTGGTGGCCTCCGCACCGAAGCCCAGCCCGACCCCGACGCCCCGGCCCACCCCGACGCCCACACCCAAGCCGTCACCCACACCCGCCCCGACGCAGGCGAAGCCCACGCCCACATCCACCCCCGCACCGGCCCCCACTCCGACGCCCACCCCGCCGCCGCCTCCCGCACCGGTCGTCTACCAGTGGAACGAGTTGCAGTACGGCGTCACCGGTGACCACACCAAGCCCGAGATGCGGCTCGGCGAGAGCAGTTGGGTGTGGCAGAGATGGGGAGTCTCGATCGCGGGTCAGCGGTACACCCACGGCGTGACCGTGCACGGCGAGTCCTCGGTCACCATCGACCTCAACCGCAACTGCTCGGCGTACGACGCACTGGTCGGCGTGGACGACCTGACGCTGGGCCTCGGTCAGGTGAGCTTCTCCGTGGACGCCGACGGAGCGCGCCTGTGGCAGTCGCCCCTGATCGAGGGCGGCGAACCCGCGATCCCCGTGCATGTGAACCTCACCGGCCGCAAAACGGTTCGGCTGGCCGTCGAACCGCACACGAGATTCGACGCCGCGGCCCTGGCGGACTGGGCGGAGTCCAAGTTCCAGTGCCAGTGAGGTGAACTACTCCCTCGCCCCGAACCGTGCTCCTTGCTCGTACGCCCTACGCGTACGTCCTACGCGTACGCCCTACGCGTACGTCCTACGCGTACTCCTTCAGCGCCTCCGCGAGCTCCCGCAGGGCGTCGGCCTGGGTGAAGCCCGCCCCCGTCGTCCGCTCGGACTCATGGCCGACGGGACCGAGAGCGGTACGCGCGGCGGTCTCCGTGCGCTCGGCCCCGGTGCGCTCCTGGGTGGGACGGGGGTGACCGCCGCGCCAGGAAGTACCGGCGGCGAGCAGACGGGCCGCTCGGGGATGGTCGCCGAGCTCGGACAACAAGCCCGCCGCACTCTCGACGAGGCTCGCCGTCACCACGTCGGCGCACCGCCCCGTCACCGCACCGGCCAACGCGTCGACCATCTTGCGCAGGCCGGGCTCCGGGCCGGACTCGGCGGCCGTCACGAGCGCCTCGACCCAGTTCAGCGCCGCCATGAACTGCGGCGGCGGGGTGCCGCGGGTGGTCATCTCGCACGCCTGCTCCCACTGTTCACGCGCGACGGCGACCTCGCCGTCGTCCAGGGCCAGCTGGGCACGGAGCAGACGGACGAAGGCGCCGGAGTCCGTGACGCTGTACCGCTCGGCCGCGGCGTTCGCCTCGTCCAGGGCGGCCAGCGCCTGCGAGCGCTCGCCCGCGCGGTAGGCGAGCTCGGCCAGCCGCGCCATGAGGAACGGCGTCTCGGCGTACGCGCCGACCTCGAAGGCCAGCCGCAGTGCCTCCTCGTACTCGCCCTTGGCCTCGTCGTGGAAGCCGCGCGCCATGGCCGCCTCCCCCGCGGCGCTGCACACCTGGGCGCGCACCCAGCGGTCGCCCACCCGCCGACTGAGCACCCGCAGCTCCGCGAGGTCGTCGTCCACGCCCGGCATGCCGCCCGGGGCGTCGACGACCATGTGCGTACGGAACATCAGGGTGACGCCGATCTCCCACTCACCGCCGTACGCACGGCAGTTGGCTAGGGCCGCGTCCATCGACGGACGCACGTCGTGCCAACCGCTCAGGAAGAAGGCGGTTATCGGCCAGACGATGCCCGGCATGGTCGCCGCGTCCGGACCGCCCTTCTCGAAGAAGTCCCGCACCCGCAGGATGTACTCCGGAATCCACGGGTACTCACCCGCGTCCAACGGGTCGGTGTCCACCAGCATGAACAGGTGCAGCATGCGCGCCCGCATCCGCATGCCGTGCAACGGATGGGACTCCTCGTGGTCGGGGGCGTCGAGGAAGGCGGCCAAGGGGTCGAAATGGTCGAGTTCGGCGAAGAGGTCACCGCCACCGCCGCGGCCCTCGCACCCGTCACCACCGTCGCCGCCGTCCCCTCCGTGCGTCCGGTTCACCTCGGACACGACGCGCCTCGCGTCGAGCGCCGCGCCCAGCCGCAGCAGGCGATCCGTCCATTCCCCGCCCTCGCGGCGGAAGTTGCGCAGCCACCAGAACCAGCCCATGGCGAGGACGAGCGCACCGGCGTCCTCCTCCGCACCGGCGGCGATCGCGCGGTGCAGGGCCGCCCGGATGTTGTCGAGCTCGGTCTCCAGACGGTGGATCCAGGGCAGCTGCGCGGCGGAGCGCAGCAGTGGCTCGGCCTCCTCGACGAGGTCGCGCGCCCACGCGCGGTGGCGCCGCTCGGCCGCGGCGCGCAGCTCGGGGACTTCGGCGGCGCGCTCGGTGGCGTACTCGTGGATCGTCTCCAGCATGCGGTACCGCATACCGCCGCCACCGTCCTCGTCGTACGGGGTGGACGGGGTCGCGACGATCAGTGACTTGTCGACGAGCGCACCGACAAGATCGGCCACGCCACCGGCGACCGGACCCGTGAGGGAACCAGCGACGGAACCGGTGAGGGAACCGGTGAGGGAACCGGTGAGGGAACCGGTGAGGGAACCGGTGAGGGAACCGGTGCAGACGGCTTCTGCGGCCGTGAGGTCCCAGCCGCCCGCGAAGACGGACGCCTCGCACAGCACGGCCCGCTCCCGTTCGTCGAGCAGGTCCCAGGACCAGTCGACGACCGCGCGCAGGGTCTGCTGGCGGGGCAGCGCCGTGCGGCTTCCGGAGGTGAGCAGCCGGAAGCGGTCGTCGAGCCGGTCGGCGATCTGGCGGGGTGTCAGCAGCCGCAGGCGCGCGGCGGCCAGCTCGATGGCCAGGGGCAGGCCGTCGAGCCGCCGGCAGATCTCGTCCACCGCCTCCGAGTCGTGGAGCGCGGCGCCGGCGTCGGGACGTACGGCCGCCGCGCGCTCCATGAACAGACGGCGCGCGGGGTCGGGCGGCAGGGGCTCGACCGGGCGCACCACCTCACCGGGGACGCCGAGGGGTTCGCGGCTGGTGGCGAGGATGGTGAGCCCCGGGCAGCGGGTGAGCAGGGTCTCGGCGAGCTCGGCGGCCGCGCCGATGACGTGCTCGCAGTTGTCAAGGATCAGGAGCTGGCTGCGCGGGGCGCAGTACTCGACGAGCAGGCCGAGCGGGTCGTCCTGGCCGACCATCGCCATCTCGTGGGTCATCAACACGGTCTCGCGCAGACCGAGGGCGCTGACCACCGCGCCCGGGACCGCCTCGGGCCGGTCGAGCGGGGCCAGCTCGACCAGCCAGGCCTGCGGGAGCCCGGCGGCGGCTTCCTCGGCGAGGCGGGTCTTTCCCGAACCGCCCGGTCCGGTCAGCGTGACCAGGCGTGCCCTCTGCACATCCGAACGGATCGCGTCGAGTTCGGGTTCCCGGCCGACGAAGGAGTTCAGGCGGGGGCGGAGGTTGCCGGTGCGTTCGGGGTCCAGGCGGGGGTCGGGGCCGGGGAGGTGTCCGACCTCGGCCGGATGCGGAGTCGGTCGCTCTTCGCAGGAGCCGACGTCGACGCGACGGCCTCGCCCTGTGCCCGCCCCCGCCCCGTCCTCTTCCCGCCGTACACGATGGTCGGCGTCCACGGGTACGGGCCCCGGCCCGCCCGCTCCCGCCGGGTCGAGCAACTCCGTGTGCAGTCTCCGCAGTTCCCGGCCGGGATCCGCACCCAGACCCTCCTGGAGGACGCGGCGCACCCCTTCGTACGCGGCCAGCGCGTCCGCTCCCCGGCCCGCGTCGCGCAGGGCGCGGATGAGCAGGACGTGCAGGGCCTCGTCGTACGGGTGGGCGGTTGTCAGCTCCTTCAACTCCGGTACGACGTCGGGGGCGCGGCCCAGGCGCAGGTCCGCGTCGATGCGGGTGCGCTCCGCCTGCAGGCGGAGCGCGTCCAAGCGGGTGGCGGCGTCTCGGTCGGGGAGGTCCGCGAGGGCCGGGCCGTGCCACAGGGCGAGGGCGTCGCGCAGGGTGCGGGCGGCGGTGGACGCGTCGCCGCGATCGAGGGCGGCCTTGCCGTCCCGTACCTGCCGCTCGAAGACGAACAGGTCCACGTCGCCCCTCGTGGCCCGCAACCGGTAGCCGCCCGCCTCCGAGGCGACCGCGTCCTTGCCGATCGCTCGGCGCAGGCGGCCGACCAGGGCCTGCAGCGCCGCCGGGGCGTCCAGTGGCGGGTCGTCCGCCCATACCTCGTCGATCAGGGTCTGGGGGGTGGTGGTGCGGTCCGTTCGTCGGGCGAGCGCCGTGAGCAGGGCGCGTACCCGGGGGCCGCCCAGCGCGACCGGGGCACCCTGTTCATCCTCCGCCTGGGCGACCCCCAGGATTCTGTACCGCACCCGCCTATTCTCACCTCGCCCGGTGCGCAGAGCCGAGGCTTTCCCCGGCGGGCCTCCACTCCGTCCCACGCCCAGGTTCTCCGCCCCCGCCGCCCCTACCCCGTCCCATCCTCAACCTGGGGGCTCCGCCCCCAGACCCCCGGGTGGGTGCGTCGGCTGCGGCCGGTGGGGGCCGATCGCGCAGTTCCCCGCGCCCCTGGGCCGGGGCTACGCCCTCGGCCCCCTGTCGGCCTGAACGGCCCCCACCGGCCGGCAGCCGTGCACGCGGAAGGGGCCGTGCCGGTGCCTCGTAAGCCCGTCGCCTACGTTCGGGTCTGGAAGCGGCTCCCTGCAGGGCAAGGCCTGATCGACGGGCTCGACGTACCGCCGCGGCCCCGACCCAGCAACGGCCCAGAGACGCCCCAGGGACGACCCAGGGACGACCCGACCGCTAGCCCCGCCCCCCGGCCCCCGCCCCCAACGCCCGCCCCTGCGGCACGATCCCCGCGGGTACGGCCCGTTGGCGGGCGGGCGTGCCCGTCCAGCACGTGCCGCGGCGGGCCAGCAGGCGGCGCAGCCACAGTTCCAGGGAGACCAGATCCGCCAGCCCGTCCAGCGGCAGCGGCTCCCCCGCCGCGGCCGCCCGCAGCGCCTTGCGGACGACCCGTGCCTCGACGAGCCCCGCCTGCGCCAGCAGAGGAGTGTCGAACAAAGCGATCAGGGAATCCGCGGCCACCCGCAACCCCGTCCGCGCGGCCGCCGCCGAGGACGCGTGCGAGGGCGCGCCCCAGCCGGGCGGCAGGTCGGCCACCCCGGCGCCCTCCAGGACGGTCCGCAGGATCGCGGCACGCGCCCCGGGCTGGACCCGCAGCGCCTCAGGCAACTCCCGGCACGCGCGGACGACCTGGTTGTCCAGGAACGGCGCGTGCAGCCGCTGGAAGCGGATCTCGGCGGCCTGTTCCAGGACGCGGAAATCGGCGGCGTGGCGTGCGAGCGCCGCCCGGGCGCGGAAGTCACCGGGCCGCTGCCCGGGACCGACCGCCCCCGTCCGACCTGCGGCTCCTTGTAGGCGAACCGATACTTCAGCCAGCGCCTCACCGGTCAGCCAACGCGCCGCGGGACCGGGCCTGGCCCAGGTGAGCGCAGCGAGTGACGCACCCACCGCGCCTCCCGGTTCGTCGAAGCGCCGGTGCAGCAGCCGGTCGGCGAGAACGTCGACGCCGGTCCGGTACGGCGTACGGGCGAGCTTGCGCGCGGCGCCGTACACGCGCGCGGGAACCATGACGGAACCGTCCGCCTTCGCCAACGCGGCGACAGGCCGGACCAGATGGCGTCTCTTGCGGTCCATCAACAGGTCGGCCAGCCGCGCGGGGTGCGCGTCCAGGACCTGCCGGGCCCCGTACCCCGTGAAGTGGTCCGCGCTGCCGGAGGACAGCCGCGCACGGTGCCGCGCCGCCGTCACCAGCGACGGCCCCGGCTCGTCCGTCAGCGGCCCCTCCAGGTCGGCGTACGGAAGCGTCTCCTCGCCCCCGGCGACGACCACGTGGTGCAGCCGGGGGTTCGCGGCGAGCGTCCCGGCCCGCTCCACCTCGGCCTCCCGTCCGCGCACGGCGAGGTCGTTGAAGGTGACGGCGAGGAGCCGCTCCCCGGCGCCCGTGCCGTGCCCGAGGACCGTGCCGGGCGCCCCCGGCAGCCCCGCCGCGAGCAGGGCCAGCGTCCCGGAGGCGGGCCCTCCGGAGAGGTCGGCCCCGATTCCCGGTACGGGCATTCCGCGTGCGGCGCGCCGCTCCGCGGGCCCCATCCCGGGTACGGGCCCCGGGTCGATGTCGGTCCCGGGTACGTGCCGGGGGGCGGCGAGGCGCGCGCGTACGGCCTCCACCAGGGCGTCCCGGACGCCGTCCACCGCGCGGTCGGGGTCCGCGGTGGGCGCGGCGACGGCGAGGGAGGCGACGGGCTCGTAGCCGGCGACCTCGCGGGCACCCGCGCGCATGATCAGCGCGTGCCCCGGCGGAATGCGTCGCACGCCTTCGTACGGAGTCGAGTCGTGGACCGCGGCCGGTACGTCGGGGGCGGCGAGCAGGGCCGCCAGGTGCCCGAAGTCGAGGTTGGCCTCGATGAGGTCGGCCAGCGGCAGGGCGGCGGTCGCGTAGGCCGTACCGCCGGCCCAGGGGGTGTGGAAGACGGGCCGCGCGCCCGCGAGGTCGCCCGCGACGGTGGTGCGGCGGCCGACCTGGACGACGGCGGTGTAGCTGCCGGACCAGGCGGTGAGGTGGCGCAGCGCGCCGCCGCGCGCGGCGAAGAGGCCGACCTTGAGTTCCTCGTCGCTCGCCCCGCAGGTGCCGAGGACGGCGATCCGGTTCTGCGCGTCGGCCTTGATGACGCGGACCTCGTCGGGGCGCCAGTCGCCGACCGCCCAGAGCGGATCGGGGTCGCCCCACAGGAGTTGGGAGCCCACCGGGTGCACGGTCTCGCCGTCGCTTCCGGTGGCGCCCGCCAAGCCGATCTCGGGCGCTCTGGTGGCGGTACTGCTCCACCCCACCAACCACCGCATCGACGCCTCCACAGGCTGTGGACAACCAGTGCACCGTACGAACTCGGCACCATGCTGCCACGAAGACCGCGTACGGGAGGGCCCCTGGAGCGGCTTGCGCCCCCTGGAA
This portion of the Streptomyces mirabilis genome encodes:
- a CDS encoding TetR/AcrR family transcriptional regulator: MHIQDAHWSSASAIASGGTVGAATGGNGRGPVDGSRTTPLRVDAQRNLEHVLRAAREVFGELGYGAPMEDVARRARVGVGTVYRRFPSKDVLVRRIAEEETSRLTDQARAALGQEDEPWSALSRFLRTSVASGAGRLLPPQVLRVGVAEEGPSADEARVPQQRSQLAPELRLVEQRSAPEEEAMASVADDAGAAALLDVVGRLVDRARAAGELRTDVTVADVLLVIATAAPSLPDAAQQAAASARLLDILLEGLRSRPA
- a CDS encoding sigma-70 family RNA polymerase sigma factor, giving the protein MSVDGRDESLGDGGAEAGGSPSRQVPSQGGPSGITPETSGPPGAPGTSGAPGTSSSPRDASVPAQRDRFDRRDGVLPPPIEPPPSDADLIGRMRAGDDTAYEELYRRHAEAVRRYARTCCRDAHTADDLTAEVFARTLQAVRRGHGPQHAVRAYLLTTVRRVAASWTKSSKREQLVDDFAVFAAQSSRTSEVSDEETLDLGADVRAMHEAEQSMAMQAFRSLPERWQAVLWHTEVEDESPSEVATLFGLDANGTRVLASRAREGLKQAYLQAHVSATLTMDEECARYADRLGAYARGGLRTRAERGLRKHLEECAKCRLAAGQIKEVAGGIPAVVPVAVIGWFGAAGYAKAVALIAGGAGAGAAGAAGAAAATSGGSGGAAGAAGAASGGAGAGGGAAASEGLGAPVKVGIAAGVVAVAAAAVALAFVGNGSPAKKPEAEPTATSPVVEAPRPTPTPTPSRKPAPGAPVVASAPKPSPTPTPRPTPTPTPKPSPTPAPTQAKPTPTSTPAPAPTPTPTPPPPPAPVVYQWNELQYGVTGDHTKPEMRLGESSWVWQRWGVSIAGQRYTHGVTVHGESSVTIDLNRNCSAYDALVGVDDLTLGLGQVSFSVDADGARLWQSPLIEGGEPAIPVHVNLTGRKTVRLAVEPHTRFDAAALADWAESKFQCQ
- a CDS encoding AfsR/SARP family transcriptional regulator, encoding MRYRILGVAQAEDEQGAPVALGGPRVRALLTALARRTDRTTTPQTLIDEVWADDPPLDAPAALQALVGRLRRAIGKDAVASEAGGYRLRATRGDVDLFVFERQVRDGKAALDRGDASTAARTLRDALALWHGPALADLPDRDAATRLDALRLQAERTRIDADLRLGRAPDVVPELKELTTAHPYDEALHVLLIRALRDAGRGADALAAYEGVRRVLQEGLGADPGRELRRLHTELLDPAGAGGPGPVPVDADHRVRREEDGAGAGTGRGRRVDVGSCEERPTPHPAEVGHLPGPDPRLDPERTGNLRPRLNSFVGREPELDAIRSDVQRARLVTLTGPGGSGKTRLAEEAAAGLPQAWLVELAPLDRPEAVPGAVVSALGLRETVLMTHEMAMVGQDDPLGLLVEYCAPRSQLLILDNCEHVIGAAAELAETLLTRCPGLTILATSREPLGVPGEVVRPVEPLPPDPARRLFMERAAAVRPDAGAALHDSEAVDEICRRLDGLPLAIELAAARLRLLTPRQIADRLDDRFRLLTSGSRTALPRQQTLRAVVDWSWDLLDERERAVLCEASVFAGGWDLTAAEAVCTGSLTGSLTGSLTGSLTGSLTGSVAGSLTGPVAGGVADLVGALVDKSLIVATPSTPYDEDGGGGMRYRMLETIHEYATERAAEVPELRAAAERRHRAWARDLVEEAEPLLRSAAQLPWIHRLETELDNIRAALHRAIAAGAEEDAGALVLAMGWFWWLRNFRREGGEWTDRLLRLGAALDARRVVSEVNRTHGGDGGDGGDGCEGRGGGGDLFAELDHFDPLAAFLDAPDHEESHPLHGMRMRARMLHLFMLVDTDPLDAGEYPWIPEYILRVRDFFEKGGPDAATMPGIVWPITAFFLSGWHDVRPSMDAALANCRAYGGEWEIGVTLMFRTHMVVDAPGGMPGVDDDLAELRVLSRRVGDRWVRAQVCSAAGEAAMARGFHDEAKGEYEEALRLAFEVGAYAETPFLMARLAELAYRAGERSQALAALDEANAAAERYSVTDSGAFVRLLRAQLALDDGEVAVAREQWEQACEMTTRGTPPPQFMAALNWVEALVTAAESGPEPGLRKMVDALAGAVTGRCADVVTASLVESAAGLLSELGDHPRAARLLAAGTSWRGGHPRPTQERTGAERTETAARTALGPVGHESERTTGAGFTQADALRELAEALKEYA
- a CDS encoding asparagine synthase-related protein — its product is MRWLVGWSSTATRAPEIGLAGATGSDGETVHPVGSQLLWGDPDPLWAVGDWRPDEVRVIKADAQNRIAVLGTCGASDEELKVGLFAARGGALRHLTAWSGSYTAVVQVGRRTTVAGDLAGARPVFHTPWAGGTAYATAALPLADLIEANLDFGHLAALLAAPDVPAAVHDSTPYEGVRRIPPGHALIMRAGAREVAGYEPVASLAVAAPTADPDRAVDGVRDALVEAVRARLAAPRHVPGTDIDPGPVPGMGPAERRAARGMPVPGIGADLSGGPASGTLALLAAGLPGAPGTVLGHGTGAGERLLAVTFNDLAVRGREAEVERAGTLAANPRLHHVVVAGGEETLPYADLEGPLTDEPGPSLVTAARHRARLSSGSADHFTGYGARQVLDAHPARLADLLMDRKRRHLVRPVAALAKADGSVMVPARVYGAARKLARTPYRTGVDVLADRLLHRRFDEPGGAVGASLAALTWARPGPAARWLTGEALAEVSVRLQGAAGRTGAVGPGQRPGDFRARAALARHAADFRVLEQAAEIRFQRLHAPFLDNQVVRACRELPEALRVQPGARAAILRTVLEGAGVADLPPGWGAPSHASSAAAARTGLRVAADSLIALFDTPLLAQAGLVEARVVRKALRAAAAGEPLPLDGLADLVSLELWLRRLLARRGTCWTGTPARQRAVPAGIVPQGRALGAGAGGRG